One Brassica napus cultivar Da-Ae chromosome C4, Da-Ae, whole genome shotgun sequence genomic region harbors:
- the LOC111212846 gene encoding probable glucose-1-phosphate adenylyltransferase large subunit, chloroplastic, whose product MDSSHCFATGKSSSVLPKLTFKNVDSNKFWGEKIKSNGFFKRFASDLNSNKFGNRKFKHSSVVYAVATSKNPNEAMIVKPSMFEKRKADPKNVAAIILGGGNGAQLFPLTKRAATPAVPVGGCYRLIDIPMSNCINSCINKIFVLTQFNSASLNRHLARTYFGNGINFGGGFVEVLAATQTPGEAGKKWFQGTADAVRKFLWVFEDAKNRNIENILILSGDHLYRMNYMDFVQSHVDSNADVTLSCAPVSESRASNFGLVKIDRGGRVTHFSEKPTGVDLKSMQTDTTMLGLSHEEATDSPYIASMGVYCFKTEALLDLLTQQYPTSNDFGSEVIPAAIRDQDVQGYIFRDYWEDIGTIKTFYEANLALVDERPKFEFYDPDTPFYTSPRFLPPTKTEKCRMVDSIISHGCFMRECSVQRSIIGERSRLDYGVELQDTLMLGADYYQTESEIASLLAEGKVPIGIGQDTKIRKCIIDKNAKIGKNVIIMNKGDVQEADRPEEGFYIRSGITVVVEKATIQDGTVI is encoded by the exons ATGGATTCTTCTCACTGCTTTGCCACTGGGAAAAGCAGTTCTGTCTTGCCAAAACTTACTTTCAAGAATGTGGACAGCAACAAGTTTTGGGGTGAAAAGATCAAAAGCAATGGTTTCTTTAAACGTTTTGCTTCAGATTTGAACTCCAACAAGTTTGGGAATCGAAAGTTCAAGCACAGTAGTGTTGTTTACGCTGTTGCCACTTCAAAGAATCCTAACGAAGCTATG ATAGTAAAGCCTTCCATGTTTGAGAAAAGAAAGGCAGATCCCAAAAACGTGGCTGCAATCATTCTAGGAGGAGGCAATGGAGCTCAACTCTTCCCTCTTACTAAGAGAGCCGCCACACCAGCT GTTCCTGTTGGTGGATGCTATAGACTGATCGATATCCCGATGAGTAACTGCATTAACAGCTGCATCAACAAGATATTCGTGCTGACACAGTTCAACTCGGCTTCCCTCAACCGACACTTAGCACGTACTTACTTTGGGAATGGTATCAACTTTGGAGGTGGTTTCGTTGAG GTTCTTGCTGCTACACAAACACCAGGGGAAGCTGGGAAGAAGTGGTTTCAAGGAACAGCTGATGCTGTCAGAAAATTTCTTTGGGTGTTTGAG GATGCCAAGAACAGGAACATAGAGAACATACTTATTTTGTCTGGAGATCATCTCTATAGAATGAACTACATGGACTTTGTTCag TCTCATGTAGATAGTAACGCTGATGTTACTCTTTCCTGCGCACCAGTCAGCGAAAG CCGTGCATCGAACTTTGGTTTAGTGAAGATTGATAGAGGTGGGCGTGTAACCCACTTCTCTGAGAAACCAACTGGTGTTGATCTGAAATCAATG CAAACGGACACAACAATGCTTGGACTATCTCATGAAGAAGCTACAGATTCTCCATACATTGCATCAATGGGAGTTTATTGTTTCAAAACCGAAGCTTTGCTGGATCTTTTGACACAACAGTATCCGACTTCCAACGACTTTGGATCTGAGGTTATTCCTGCTGCCATAAGAGATCAAGATGTTCAA GGATACATATTCCGAGATTACTGGGAAGATATTGGAACTATAAAGACTTTCTATGAGGCTAACCTAGCTCTTGTTGATGAG AGACCAAAGTTTGAGTTCTATGATCCAGACACACCGTTCTACACTTCTCCACGGTTCCTCCCACCAACAAAAACTGAGAAATGCCGT ATGGTAGATTCGATAATCTCACACGGATGTTTCATGCGAGAATGCAGCGTCCAACGCTCCATCATTGGAGAAAGGTCACGTCTTGACTATGGAGTTGAGCTTCAG GATACGTTGATGTTAGGTGCAGATTATTACCAAACTGAATCTGAGATTGCATCTCTGTTAGCGGAAGGAAAGGTTCCAATTGGTATTGGTCAAGATACAAAGATCAG GAAATGCATCATTGACAAGAATGCCAAGATTGGTAAAAACGTGATCATCATGAACAAAGGC GATGTTCAAGAAGCGGATAGGCCAGAGGAAGGATTCTACATTCGGTCTGGAATCACTGTGGTTGTCGAGAAGGCTACAATTCAAGATGGTACTGTTATATGA
- the LOC106420797 gene encoding protein RER1B, giving the protein MDGSGGGGGSLATPVQKKAHEAWRMYKYYLDKTTPHSTYRWIGTLVVFLIYSLRVFSIHGFYIISYALGIYLLNLLIGFLSPLVDPELDLSSDGGASLPTRGSDEFKPFIRRLPEFKFWYSMTKAFCIAFLMTFFSVFDVPVFWPILLCYWVVLFFLTMRRQISHMIKHKYIPFSIGKQKYSGRRSSASSGGASRAD; this is encoded by the exons ATGGACGGAAGCGGCGGCGGTGGTGGTTCTTTAGCCACACCTGTTCAAAAGAAGGCTCACGAGGCGTGGAGGATGTACAAGTATTACCTCGACAAGACTACGCCTCACTCGACCTACAGGTGGATCGGGACGCTTGTCGTCTTTCTCATCTACTCCTTGAGGGTTTTCTCTATTCACGGTTTCTACATCATCTCCTACGCCCTCGGCATCTACCTCTTGAACCTCCTCATCGGCTTCTTGTCCCCTCTTGTTGATCCTGAGCTCGACCTCTCCTCTGATGGTGGAGCTTCTCTCCCTACTCGAGGCTCTGATGAGTTCAAGCCTTTTATCCGCCGTCTCCCCGAGTTCAAATTCTG GTACTCCATGACTAAGGCCTTCTGCATTGCGTTTCTGATGACCTTCTTCTCCGTCTTTGATGTTCCTGTCTTCTGGCCTATTCTGCTTTGCTACTGGGTTGttctctttttcctcaccatGAGACGCCAAATCTCCCACATGATCAAGCACAAGTACATCCCTTTCAGCATCGGTAAACAG AAATATAGTGGCCGGAGATCTTCTGCGAGTAGCGGTGGTGCCTCTCGTGCTGATTGA